The DNA segment CTTTGATCGATTCGCCCGAAGGATGTTTTTTAATATAAGTTGAAAATGAGGAATTGGCTCCGTCTAGCTCGTTTGCTTTGAGAAGACAAACCCCCAATTGAAATAGGGAATTTTCCACGAGCTTCTTCTCCGAGTCGAACTTAAAGTCGGTTCGGTTGAGAAGATCTTTGTAGATCACCATCGCATCGGTATGTTTGCCGACATTGACCAAGGTATGCGCTCTGTTGTAAAGCGAAGTGATGGAACTGTCCACTCCTTGGGTAATCGATGATTTTTCAACAGCGGGTTTCATGATGTTTTGAAGAGTTTCCGGACTCACTCTGCTGCTACTTCCTTCGTAGACCAAAGGAGGCATGTTTAAAGGAAATGGACTTCCTCTTCTCGCGAGTTCCAAGAGCTCGGTAGCGCGTCCGGTATATGCCGTTCCCGGATAATTCTGTAAATATTTTTCGAACGCATACACTGCGTGAGGAAGATTGCTGTTTTTGTAAAAAACTTCCGCGACGTTCATCAGTTCGAAGGACGGATTTCTTGTGTCGGATTGTCCCAAAATTTCTTTTAATTTTTTGTGTACTTGTCTGAGTTGGCTGGAAAAAACTTTCATCATTTTTAAAATGAGGTGCGTTTTTTCGGCCACGAACTGTTCAAACTCATTTGGCTTAAATACCAAAACGGTCGCGCTTCCGATTACTTGAGCGGTCTCTTCCCGAGGATATTTTCCAAGTGCGGATTTGACCCCGAAAAATTCTCCAATACGAACATCTTCTTTGACTTCTTGTCCCGTATCCACCGCCGGGAACGTCAGGATCACACGCCCGTTTCTCAGGACATAGATATCCTCGGCTTTATCTTTTTCAAAATAAATGATGGAGCCGCCTTTATAATTTCTGATGATCGGACCGGCCAAATGGATTACCTACTCAAAGTTATCAAATTCTTTCTGTGCGGGGAAAAATGCCAAATCCTTTTTATAGCCAAGGGAGATGCCAAGCGATTCCAGGAGATTTCCGGGAGATCCAATCATATATTT comes from the Leptospira sp. WS92.C1 genome and includes:
- a CDS encoding tetratricopeptide repeat protein produces the protein MAGPIIRNYKGGSIIYFEKDKAEDIYVLRNGRVILTFPAVDTGQEVKEDVRIGEFFGVKSALGKYPREETAQVIGSATVLVFKPNEFEQFVAEKTHLILKMMKVFSSQLRQVHKKLKEILGQSDTRNPSFELMNVAEVFYKNSNLPHAVYAFEKYLQNYPGTAYTGRATELLELARRGSPFPLNMPPLVYEGSSSRVSPETLQNIMKPAVEKSSITQGVDSSITSLYNRAHTLVNVGKHTDAMVIYKDLLNRTDFKFDSEKKLVENSLFQLGVCLLKANELDGANSSFSTYIKKHPSGESIKESLFHLAEIAELQGDRQRARMLYGKVALLPPEKDSISQRSRVKAKEMST